CGTACACCAGCTCGCCACAGCCCTTGCACTCGCGCCAGACCGTGAGATCGATCTCCTCGCCCTCGCCCGGCGGGCCCGGGACGCCCGGTGGGTGGATGCTGTCAGGGGTCGTGTTCATGCCTCGTCCGTCATGCCGTGGCTGGTTGCCGCGGCCTCGTGGAAGGTGAGTCGTCCGCGATCGGCGTCCAGCGTGGCCTTCACGCCGATCGGCACCGTCTGGTTGCGCGCGCCGTGGCCGAAGGGCAGCCCCCAGAGCACGGGCAGCGGCAGTCCGGCCAGGGCCTCGTGCACCACGCCGCGCAGGTCGTACCGCGCGGTGTCAGGAGGCGCGCAGTCCAGCATCTCGCCGAAGCCGACCGCTGCGCAGCGCTCGAACAGACCCGCCAGCCGCAGCTGCGCGAGCATGCGGTCGATGCGGTAGGGCGGCTCGCAGACATCCTCCA
This window of the bacterium genome carries:
- a CDS encoding LD-carboxypeptidase; translated protein: GLGRQEDDPSVDRLLAALTSEEPLPPLEADAEVADWCLAPGVARGRTCGGNLALIAATVGTPYQLRTDGRIVLLEDVCEPPYRIDRMLAQLRLAGLFERCAAVGFGEMLDCAPPDTARYDLRGVVHEALAGLPLPVLWGLPFGHGARNQTVPIGVKATLDADRGRLTFHEAAATSHGMTDEA